A genomic window from Panthera tigris isolate Pti1 chromosome B4, P.tigris_Pti1_mat1.1, whole genome shotgun sequence includes:
- the RERGL gene encoding ras-related and estrogen-regulated growth inhibitor-like protein isoform X2 gives MNRISLTVRFLTKRFIGEYASNFESVYSKHLYLEGKQLNLEIYDPCSQPKKAKFSLTSELHWADGFVIVYDISDRSSFAFAKALVYRIREPQTSHCKRAVESAVLLVGNKQDLCHVREVGWEEGQKLALDNRCQFCELSAAEQCLEVEMMFIRIIKDILTNFKLKEKRRPSGSKSMAKLINNVFGKRRKSV, from the exons ATGAACAGAATCT CACTTACAGTAAGGTTTCTTACCAAGCGATTCATTGGAGAATATGCTTCTAATTTTG AATCTGTCTATAGTAAGCATTTGTATTTGGAAGGGAAGCAACTGAACCTAGAAATATATGACCCTTGTTCTCAA ccaaagaaagcaaaattttccCTCACAAGTGAACTGCATTGGGCAGATGGGTTTGTTATTGTGTATGACATCAGTGACAGGTCCTCATTTGCTTTTGCAAAAGCACTGGTCTACAGAATTCGGGAGCCACAAACTAGTCATTGTAAAAG AGCTGTGGAATCAGCGGTGCTTTTGGTTGGTAACAAGCAAGATCTCTGTCACGTGCGAGAGGTTGGCTGGGAAGAAGGGCAAAAGCTGGCATTGGATAACCGCTGCCAATTCTGTGAATTATCTGCAGCAGAGCAGTGTCTGGAGGTAGAGATGATGTTTATCAGAATTATCAAGGACATCCTGACAAACTTCAAactcaaagaaaagagaagacccaGTGGATCTAAATCAATGGCTAAACTGATCAATAATGTATTTGGAAAGAGACGGAAATCTGTTTAG
- the RERGL gene encoding ras-related and estrogen-regulated growth inhibitor-like protein isoform X1: MNDVKLAVLGGEGTGKSALTVRFLTKRFIGEYASNFESVYSKHLYLEGKQLNLEIYDPCSQPKKAKFSLTSELHWADGFVIVYDISDRSSFAFAKALVYRIREPQTSHCKRAVESAVLLVGNKQDLCHVREVGWEEGQKLALDNRCQFCELSAAEQCLEVEMMFIRIIKDILTNFKLKEKRRPSGSKSMAKLINNVFGKRRKSV, translated from the exons ATGAACGATGTGAAGCTTGCTGTCTTGGGTGGCGAAGGAACAGGCAAATCTG CACTTACAGTAAGGTTTCTTACCAAGCGATTCATTGGAGAATATGCTTCTAATTTTG AATCTGTCTATAGTAAGCATTTGTATTTGGAAGGGAAGCAACTGAACCTAGAAATATATGACCCTTGTTCTCAA ccaaagaaagcaaaattttccCTCACAAGTGAACTGCATTGGGCAGATGGGTTTGTTATTGTGTATGACATCAGTGACAGGTCCTCATTTGCTTTTGCAAAAGCACTGGTCTACAGAATTCGGGAGCCACAAACTAGTCATTGTAAAAG AGCTGTGGAATCAGCGGTGCTTTTGGTTGGTAACAAGCAAGATCTCTGTCACGTGCGAGAGGTTGGCTGGGAAGAAGGGCAAAAGCTGGCATTGGATAACCGCTGCCAATTCTGTGAATTATCTGCAGCAGAGCAGTGTCTGGAGGTAGAGATGATGTTTATCAGAATTATCAAGGACATCCTGACAAACTTCAAactcaaagaaaagagaagacccaGTGGATCTAAATCAATGGCTAAACTGATCAATAATGTATTTGGAAAGAGACGGAAATCTGTTTAG